The following proteins are encoded in a genomic region of Flavobacteriales bacterium:
- a CDS encoding MerR family transcriptional regulator: MPYREKAIEKLYYSISEVAQMFEVNNSLIRFWEKEFDIIKPKKNKKGNRMFTKQDIENIRLIYHLVKERGFTLQGAQQKLKENRSDTVDQVEVIDRLNKVRGFLIDLRDKVS; this comes from the coding sequence AAAAGGCCATAGAGAAGCTTTACTATTCCATCTCAGAAGTCGCTCAGATGTTCGAGGTCAATAATTCATTGATCCGATTCTGGGAGAAGGAGTTCGATATCATCAAGCCCAAAAAGAATAAGAAGGGCAATCGGATGTTCACCAAACAGGACATCGAGAATATCCGATTGATCTATCATCTGGTGAAAGAACGGGGTTTCACCCTGCAAGGCGCGCAACAGAAACTCAAAGAGAACCGCTCCGATACAGTGGACCAGGTAGAGGTCATCGACCGCTTGAATAAAGTGCGCGGATTCCTAATCGACCTGCGCGACAAGGTCAGCTGA